The genomic DNA CGGGCAGACCCAGGTTCGCGCCGAAGGCAGCAGTGAATGGCAAAAGCTGTCCGTGCTGCCGGAATTTGCCGACCTGTTTGGCGACACTGCGGCCGGTTCGCCGCCGGTTTTGTCAAACCCGCCCGCGGGCGCGCCTCCCAATCCCGATGCCCTGGTGGCCGAGGTGCTGGCACGGCATCCCGTCGTTGACGCCGGTGCGTGTTTCAGCCGCGCGTGGACGCTGGTGAGCAACCGCTTCTGGCTCAGCGTGGGTGTCGGCCTGGTGGGGGCGTTGTTGACCAATGTGCCGTTCCTCTACGGCGTGGCCTACGCCGGCATGTTTTGGTTTTTCCTGCGGTGCATCCGGGGCGAGTCCGCCAAGTTTGAGGACCTGTTCGCGCCGTTCAGTGTGGCCTTCCTGCAAACCTTTCTCGCCGGGTTGGTGGCTTCCCTGCTGGCGTCGCTCGGGTTCATGTTGTGCATCATTCCCGGGCTCGTATTGATGGCGCTGTGGACATTCACCTGGCCGTTGCTGATGGAC from Verrucomicrobiia bacterium includes the following:
- a CDS encoding GYF domain-containing protein, which encodes MYHIIGADGKTYGPVPADEIRQWVREGRAGGQTQVRAEGSSEWQKLSVLPEFADLFGDTAAGSPPVLSNPPAGAPPNPDALVAEVLARHPVVDAGACFSRAWTLVSNRFWLSVGVGLVGALLTNVPFLYGVAYAGMFWFFLRCIRGESAKFEDLFAPFSVAFLQTFLAGLVASLLASLGFMLCIIPGLVLMALWTFTWPLLMDKRLEFWPAMEVSRKVLWPNIWGVLWLWVLSFLIMCLGLLCCYVGVFVAFPLVIAAQAYAYEDFFGRKPVSRGLALPTAP